A segment of the Catenuloplanes nepalensis genome:
GCGCCGGCAGTCGGCCAGCGTGCGCCGGCCGGTCAGATCGAAGAGGACGTCCCAGCGCCGGCCGAGCGCCGCGAAGTCGGTCCGCGTGTAGTCGATGACGTCCTTCGCGCCGAGCGACGCGACCTGATCCACGTTCCGGGTGCTGCACACGCCGGTGACCTCCGCGCCGAGCGCGGCCGCGATCTGCACCGCGAACGTGCCGACGCCGCCGGACGCGCCGTTGATCAGGACGGACTGGCCGGGACGGACGCCGGCCAGGTCGCGCAGCCCGTACAGCGCGGTGCTGCCGGCCAGCGGCACGGACGCGGCCTCGGCGAACGTCAGGTTGCCCGGCTTGGCCGCGAGGCTGGTGGACGGCGCGACCGCGTACTCCGCGAACGCGCCACCGGCGTCGCCGAGGTCGCCGTAGACCTCGTCACCGGGCGTGAACCGCTCGACGCCCGGCCCGACCGCCTCGACCACGCCCGCGATGTCCCGCCCGCGGATCGGCTGCCTCGGCCCGCGCCGCCCGAAGATCGCCGGGGCCGCGATCCGGGCGATCCACGGGTCACCGCGCATGATGTGCCAGTCGGCCGCGTTGACGGCGGCGGCGTGGACCCGGACGAGGACGTCGCCGGGACCGGCCACGGGCGTGGCGACCTCCCCGACCTCGAGAACGGCGGGAGCGGGTCCGTAGCGCTGCTGCACGATGGCCTTCATGACCACCGACGGTAGTGATCACCGGTTGCCATGACCATCGGGGAGTTCCCTGGCGCCACCCCTCAGGGTCGCCCGCCGGTTCGGCACACAGAGATCGCACAGAAGCTCGGACGGAAGCGCCAGGTCGTGCTGCCAGGGTGATCGGCATGAGCCTGCGGATCGAGGCGAAAGGCCTCACCAAGCGGTACGGCGCGGTACGCGCCGTCGACGATCTGACGTTCACGGTCGAGCCGGGCCGGGTGACCGGCTTCCTGGGGCCGAACGGCGCCGGCAAGACCACCACGATGCGGATGATGCTCGGCCTGGACGCGCCCGCGTCCGGCACCGTCACCATCGGCGGAAGACCCTTTCAGAACCACCGGGCGCCGATGGGTACGGTGGGCGCGCTCCTCGACGCCCGGGCCGCGCACCCGGGGCGCACGGCGTACCGCCACCTGGTCTGTCTCGCGGAGAGCAACCACATCCCGGCCCGCCGCGTGCGTGAGGTGCTGGAGCTGGTGGGTCTGGCCGGCGCGAGCCGGCGCCGGGCCGGTGGCCTGTCGCTCGGCATGAGCCAGCGGCTCGGCGTCGCGGCCGCGCTGCTCGGCGACCCGCCGGTGCTGATCTTCGATGAGCCGGTGAACGGCCTGGACCCGGAGGGGATCCGCTGGATCCGGACCCTGATGCGCGGGTACGCCACCGAGGGCCGCACCGTGCTCGTCTCCAGCCACCTGATGAGCGAGATGGCGCTGACCGCGGACCACCTGATCGTGATCGGCCGCGGCCGGCTGATCGCGGACCGCCCGCTCGACGACTTCCTGCGCGACGCGGCCACGCCCGGCGTGCTGGTCCGCACGGCCGAGCCGGAGCGCCTGACCGCGCTGCTGGGCGGCGCGAGCGTGGAGACCGCGGCGGACGGCGCGCTGATCGTGCACGGCACGGACGCCGCCGCGGTCGGCGCGGTCGCGGCCCGGCACGGCATCGCGCTGTCCGAGCTGAGCCCGCGCCGCGTGTCGCTGGAGGACGCGTTCATGAACCTGACCGCCGGAAGTCTGGAGTTCACCGCATGACCGGCACGCTGCGCTCCGAGTGGACGAAGATGCACAGCCTGCGCTCGACGCCCGTGACCGTGGCGGTCGCGCTGGTCCTCGCGGTCGGGCTGGGCATGCTGGTCGCTCGCCGGTTCGGCACGGTCTGGGCGGAGTCGCCGGCGGACGGCTTCGACCCGGTCTCGTCCAGCCTGTTCGGGCTGTTCATCCTGGCGCCGCTCGCGGTCGGCGCGCTCGGCGTGCTGTCCGTGACGTCCGAGTACGCCAGCGGCATGATCCGCACCAGCCTGTGGGCGGTGCCGCGCCGAGGCCGGCTGCTGGCCGCGAAGGCCCTGGTGACCGGCGGGTCGGCGCTGGTGGTCGGCGTGGTCATGGCGTTCGGCACATTCGTGGCCGCGCAGCCGCAGCTGGGCCGGTCCGGGGCACCGCAGGCCGCGCTGGGCGACCCGGGCGTGCTGCGCGCGATCCTCGGCACGGGCGTCTGGCTGGCCGGGGTGGCGCTGTGCGGCGTGGCGTTCGGCGCGCTGTTCCGGGCGACCGCGGGCGGGTTCGCCGCGCTGGTGGCGATGGTGCTGGTCGCGCCGCTGCTGGCCGGCGCGCTGCCGCCGTGGTTCGGGAAGTGGTGGCCGACGATGGCCGGCCGGCAGATCGCGTCCACCGTGCCGGATCCGGCGCTGCTCGGGCCGTACCAGGGGCTCGGCCTGATGTACGCGACGATCGCGGTGCTGCTGGCCCTGTCCTATGCGGTGTTCCGC
Coding sequences within it:
- a CDS encoding ABC transporter ATP-binding protein codes for the protein MSLRIEAKGLTKRYGAVRAVDDLTFTVEPGRVTGFLGPNGAGKTTTMRMMLGLDAPASGTVTIGGRPFQNHRAPMGTVGALLDARAAHPGRTAYRHLVCLAESNHIPARRVREVLELVGLAGASRRRAGGLSLGMSQRLGVAAALLGDPPVLIFDEPVNGLDPEGIRWIRTLMRGYATEGRTVLVSSHLMSEMALTADHLIVIGRGRLIADRPLDDFLRDAATPGVLVRTAEPERLTALLGGASVETAADGALIVHGTDAAAVGAVAARHGIALSELSPRRVSLEDAFMNLTAGSLEFTA
- a CDS encoding ABC transporter permease; the encoded protein is MTGTLRSEWTKMHSLRSTPVTVAVALVLAVGLGMLVARRFGTVWAESPADGFDPVSSSLFGLFILAPLAVGALGVLSVTSEYASGMIRTSLWAVPRRGRLLAAKALVTGGSALVVGVVMAFGTFVAAQPQLGRSGAPQAALGDPGVLRAILGTGVWLAGVALCGVAFGALFRATAGGFAALVAMVLVAPLLAGALPPWFGKWWPTMAGRQIASTVPDPALLGPYQGLGLMYATIAVLLALSYAVFRTRDA
- a CDS encoding NAD(P)-dependent alcohol dehydrogenase; translation: MKAIVQQRYGPAPAVLEVGEVATPVAGPGDVLVRVHAAAVNAADWHIMRGDPWIARIAAPAIFGRRGPRQPIRGRDIAGVVEAVGPGVERFTPGDEVYGDLGDAGGAFAEYAVAPSTSLAAKPGNLTFAEAASVPLAGSTALYGLRDLAGVRPGQSVLINGASGGVGTFAVQIAAALGAEVTGVCSTRNVDQVASLGAKDVIDYTRTDFAALGRRWDVLFDLTGRRTLADCRRALTPAGTLLLAGGGVFEGGSLFGPMAIQLRGRLLARAARPQRLLPLQITPRAEYLDALRDLIEAGTVRPVIEKTYPLEAAAAAVHHLEQEHSRAKLVLTVV